Proteins from one Deinococcus misasensis DSM 22328 genomic window:
- a CDS encoding transposase — translation MIPKTTRHVAQAVSSQPAPAMRFRDEFEGFLQQLDFRELYSTRGKPALPPWRLLLVMILQFSENLTDWEAVHAVKARPDWKYALPLAQDHR, via the coding sequence ATGATCCCCAAGACCACCCGACACGTCGCTCAAGCTGTTTCTTCCCAGCCCGCTCCCGCCATGCGTTTTCGCGATGAATTTGAGGGCTTCTTGCAGCAGCTGGATTTCAGAGAACTCTACTCAACTCGTGGTAAGCCAGCTTTGCCTCCATGGCGACTCCTGCTGGTGATGATCCTCCAGTTCAGTGAAAATCTGACCGACTGGGAGGCGGTACATGCCGTAAAAGCCCGGCCAGATTGGAAATATGCCCTGCCCCTAGCGCAAGATCACAGATGA